The proteins below come from a single Candidozyma auris chromosome 3, complete sequence genomic window:
- the INP51 gene encoding phosphoinositide 5-phosphatase INP51, whose translation MRLYLSERPRTFIVLDVNYSLILRHPFPTYTNNNRSKKNAIYKHQTKESESEAHSLNKVIVEFVRSSLLDLSSFKDITPNRLKHNKSLLGFLGLLYVRGNIYLGFITNSIRVASVKIDETINLVTDVTFYCLNNDEFDSSINSVEQETNLQKEDPDIHMTNPSHSVQKLLQSGHFYYSSDFDITSNIQERGFSVMSRNRIYADNPYFKSFMWNHFMISELIEFRNGLNPVEKKHFDEAGFLTILSRGYAKTVSITLQGSEEGLLTLISKQSCMKRGPIFGDWGCDDDGFVSNFVETEIVILCERFCFAYVIVRGNVPSFWELESGFRKSSMISKTSKRLVFTRSFETSQLAFNKHFGRLGDQYGDVHVIDCLSGDTKNYRGQLKQRFKDHILTYLEKSSHYKEKPSDDEKDISASHSNYKISSSDLPITTSLMKRAGYTSSNLSELLSPLIDSIVDFGALFYDFNKKVYVGKQLGIFRVNSFDCLGKANFVSKMICQEVIELALRDMNVKVDENIRSVHAKLWKENDDVLKELTQNSLSTSSRTQSEHINKGFKASLTKKYHTVVGDVRSNETAMRKLLGRLHDQETVRLYNPLHQYISCQMMKRASEYSYKRDIKIFATTFNVNGCLCDAKSLKNWFFPPITSKETYDIVFIGFQEIVELTPGKMINSRSENLAEWETKIKKVLEEESFDKSKYITLWSGQMGGIALLLYIKIGQIAQVSNVESAVRKTGFGGMSANKGGMALSLEYSKTKFCFVCSHLAAGMNNLDERHQDYKAIAKGISFTKNRKIRDHDAVIWVGDFNYRITMPNDVVRAMIEKNEISGLFEYDQLNQQMASGETFPFYDEMEICFPPTYKFDNNTSRYDTSDKQRVPAWTDRVLSMSRAKILKQEIYNCCPEVIFSDHRPVFALFRANVIMINESEKKRVSNEIYEGYKKVVGGVNYLLTGSDVSRFVADVGDKIISPPSSDSSKWWLKNGLSARVVLKDLQERDPQCVLVINPYNPSNPWAIRGVETIEGTELVKRLASRP comes from the coding sequence ATGCGTCTTTATCTTAGTGAAAGACCCAGAACCTTCATAGTTCTAGACGTCAATTACTCTTTGATATTAAGGCATCCATTTCCTACTTATACGAACAACAATCGGctgaaaaaaaatgccaTCTATAAACATCAAACCAAGGAGCTGGAGAGCGAGGCACACTCTTTGAATAAAGTCATCGTCGAATTTGTTCGAagcagccttcttgatcttaGTTCTTTTAAGGATATCACGCCTAATAGGTTGAAACACAACAAATCGCTTCTAGGCTTTCTCGGATTGCTATACGTTAGAGGTAATATCTACCTCGGCTTTATTACGAACTCCATCAGAGTAGCCTCCGTGAAGATCGACGAGACTATCAATCTTGTTACGGATGTGACATTTTATTGTCTCAATAATGATGAATTTGACAGCAGTATCAATCTGGTTGAGCAAGAAACAAATttacaaaaagaagacccTGATATCCACATGACGAACCCTTCTCATTCCGTTCAGAAACTACTTCAGCTGGGCCATTTTTATTACTCGTCCGATTTTGATATCACCTCCAATATTCAAGAGAGGGGATTTTCCGTCATGAGTAGAAACCGAATATATGCGGATAATCCGTatttcaaaagcttcatgTGGAACCACTTTATGATTTCAGAGCTAATAGAGTTCCGAAATGGTTTGAATCCAGTCGAGAAAAAACACTTTGATGAAGCCGGCTTCTTGACCATCCTAAGCAGAGGCTACGCTAAAACGGTCAGTATTACCCTTCAAGGTAGTGAAGAAGGGCTTTTGACTCTAATATCAAAGCAGTCGTGTATGAAAAGAGGTCCAATTTTTGGGGATTGGGGCTGTGACGACGATGGATTTGTGTCAAACTTTGTTGAGACTGAAATTGTTATACTCTGTGAGAGATTCTGCTTCGCGTATGTCATAGTTCGTGGCAACGTTCCAAGTTTTTGGGAGTTAGAAAGTGGATTCAGAAAAAGCAGCATGATCTCTAAGACTTCTAAAAGGCTTGTTTTTACACGTTCTTTTGAGACATCTCAATTAGCATTCAACAAACATTTTGGACGTCTCGGAGATCAGTATGGAGATGTGCATGTGATTGACTGCCTTCTGGGTGATACAAAGAACTACCGAGGTCAACTTAAGCAGAGATTTAAGGATCACATTCTAACGTACTTGGAAAAATCATCTCACTACAAAGAGAAACCATCCGATGATGAGAAAGACATTTCCGCAAGCCACTCAAATTACAAAATTCTGTCATCAGACCTACCTATCACaacatctttgatgaaacgTGCGGGTTACACTTCTTCGAATCTTAGTGAGTTATTGTCTCCTCTCATTGACTCTATTGTTGACTTCGGTGCGTTATTTTATGACTTCAATAAAAAGGTGTACGTTGGAAAGCAACTTGGGATTTTTCGTGTGAATTCCTTTGACTGCCTTGGGAAGGCTAACTTCGTTAGCAAAATGATTTGCCAAGAGGTAATAGAGTTGGCTTTGAGAGATATGAATGTCAAGGTCGATGAAAATATTCGTTCCGTTCATGCAAAGTTATGGAAGGAAAATGATGACGTTCTCAAAGAGTTGACACAAAATTCTCTTTCAACATCGTCTCGAACGCAATCCGAGCATATAAATAAAGGATTTAAGGCTCTGCTCACAAAAAAGTATCATACTGTTGTCGGTGATGTCAGATCGAATGAGACCGCCATGCGTAAGCTTTTAGGAAGATTACATGATCAGGAAACTGTTCGATTGTACAATCCGTTACATCAATATATCAGTTGccaaatgatgaaaagagcttcagaGTATAGCTATAAGAGGGATATAAAGATCTTTGCGACGACTTTTAACGTCAATGGCTGTTTATGTGACGCTAAGAGCCTAAAAAACTGGTTTTTTCCTCCAATAACAAGTAAGGAAACATACGACATAGTTTTTATtggatttcaagaaattgttgaGCTCACACCTGGTAAAATGATAAACTCTCGGTCAGAGAACCTTGCGGAATGggaaacaaaaataaaaaaagttcttgaagaagaaagttttgACAAGTCCAAATACATAACTTTGTGGAGTGGGCAGATGGGAGGTATCGCACTATTATTATACATAAAGATAGGACAGATTGCTCAGGTAAGTAATGTCGAGAGCGCTGTGAGGAAAACAGGCTTTGGAGGAATGAGTGCCAACAAGGGGGGCATGGCTCTTAGCTTGGAGTATCTGAAGACaaaattttgttttgtttgctCTCATCTTGCGGCAGGAATGAATAATCTCGACGAGCGTCATCAGGATTACAAGGCCATTGCTAAAGGTATCTCATTTACAAAAAATAGGAAAATCAGGGATCATGATGCTGTGATATGGGTGGGCGACTTTAACTATCGAATAACAATGCCAAATGACGTCGTACGTGCAATGAtcgaaaagaatgaaaTCTCCGGCCTCTTCGAATATGATCAATTAAATCAACAAATGGCAAGCGGTGAAACATTCCCATTCTATGATGAGATGGAAATTTGTTTTCCTCCCACTTACAAGTTCGACAATAATACCTCAAGATACGATACATCAGACAAACAAAGAGTCCCAGCATGGACGGATCGAGTTTTGAGCATGTCGAGAGCAAAGATTTTAAAGCAAGAGATTTACAATTGCTGTCCTGAGGTCATCTTTTCTGATCATCGTCCAGTTTTTGCTCTATTCAGGGCCAATGTTATCATGATAAACGAATCCGAGAAGAAGCGTGTCTCAAATGAAATCTACGAGGGATACAAGAAGGTGGTCGGTGGAGTTAATTATCTTTTGACGGGAAGTGATGTGCTGAGATTTGTTGCGGATGTTGGTGATAAGATCATTTCGCCACCCAGTTCCGACTCATCAAAGTGGTGGCTCAAAAATGGTCTATCTGCTAGGGTTGTTTTAAAAGATTTACAGGAGAGAGATCCTCAATGTGTTCTAGTTATTAACCCTTACAACCCATCAAATCCGTGGGCAATCAGAGGAGTGGAGACTATTGAAGGGACCGAATTAGTGAAACGTCTAGCTTCTAGACCATAA
- the GIT1 gene encoding Git1p — protein sequence MNSITNAGYSGTHFEYDSSARENRIHRRSASEIFTIICAGFALISDGYQNNVMTMLNTAFAQLYPKEYTSEMKTNVSNASLVGTIFGQVVIGVLADRLNRKQSIIIATVFLVFGTVLCAAAHGRSVNGMFWMLIIFRGVTGFGIGAEYPSCSVSTNEAANEAVKRRGGVFCLVTNLPLSFGGPFALIIFLIVYQITDGVTNGLWRALFAIGAFWPLSVFYFRYKMATSVLFRKAAIRKNTPYWLALKFYWKRLLGTCLCWFLYDFVTFPNGIFSATIIKSVLDSSETSNLERVAEWNLLLGTIAIPGVLVGAYLCDNIGRRNTLALGFSGYIVFGLIIGCSFDKIKKIVPLFIIFYGLMMSMGNLGPGDMMGLTSSESFATPIRGTCYGISAAIGKVGAVVGTKTFTPIQNNLGENWTFIIAAICGLVGVICSLVLIPQLQDDDLMREDIKFKNYLIDQGWNGTFGYEDDESDAGSDTSDNEIEKQAYVENIAPKT from the coding sequence ATGAATAGTATCACGAATGCTGGATACTCTGGCACTCACTTTGAGTATGACTCCTCCGCTCGTGAAAACCGTATTCATAGGCGATCCGCTAGTGAGATATTTACAATCATTTGCGCTGGGTTtgctttgatttctgatGGATATCAAAATAATGTCATGACAATGCTTAACACCGCTTTTGCTCAACTTTATCCGAAAGAATATACAAGTGAGATGAAGACAAATGTTTCAAATGCCTCACTTGTGGGGACCATTTTCGGCCAAGTCGTTATTGGAGTCTTGGCAGACAGGCTTAATAGAAAACAATCGATTATAATAGCGACCGTTTTTTTAGTGTTCGGAACAGTCTTGTGTGCGGCTGCACACGGTAGGTCCGTGAACGGCATGTTCTGGATGTTGATTATCTTTCGTGGTGTCACTGGCTTTGGTATTGGAGCGGAATACCCCTCGTGTTCAGTATCAACTAATGAAGCTGCGAACGAAGCggtgaaaagaagagggGGGGTATTTTGTTTGGTAACCAATTTACCACTCTCTTTTGGTGGGCCTTTTGCGTTGATCATATTCTTAATTGTGTACCAAATCACGGACGGAGTGACAAATGGTCTCTGGCGAgcactttttgcaatcgGAGCATTTTGGCCGTTGTCTGTATTTTACTTTAGATACAAGATGGCAACCTCTGTTTTGTTTAGGAAAGCAGCGATACGAAAAAACACCCCATACTGGTTGGCCTTAAAGTTTTATTGGAAGCGATTGTTGGGGACATGTTTATGTTGGTTTCTCTACGACTTTGTCACCTTTCCAAATGGCATATTTTCAGCTACTATCATTAAATCAGTGTTGGACAGTTCCGAAACCTCGAACCTTGAGCGCGTGGCTGAGTGGAATTTGTTACTTGGAACAATTGCCATTCCAGGAGTGCTTGTTGGTGCGTACTTATGTGACAATATTGGACGCCGCAACACGCTTGCGTTGGGGTTCTCGGGCTACATCGTATTTGGCCTAATAATCGGATGCTCTTTCGataaaatcaaaaaaattgttcCCCTTTTTATAATTTTTTACggtttgatgatgtctATGGGAAATCTTGGACCGGGAGATATGATGGGATTGACTTCATCGGAATCTTTTGCCACTCCCATTCGTGGCACGTGCTACGGAATCTCTGCCGCTATCGGAAAAGttggtgctgttgttggTACGAAAACGTTTACACCCATTCAGAATAACTTAGGAGAAAATTGGACGTTCATCattgcagccatttgtgGTTTGGTCGGTGTGATCTGTTCTTTGGTCCTCATTCCACAACTACAAGACGATGATTTAATGAGAGAGGacatcaagttcaagaatTATTTGATTGATCAGGGGTGGAATGGAACTTTCGGTtatgaagatgatgaactGGACGCAGGAAGTGACACCTCTGATAATGAGATCGAGAAACAGGCATATGTGGAGAACATCGCCCCTAAGACTTAA